A genomic region of Pseudopipra pipra isolate bDixPip1 chromosome W, bDixPip1.hap1, whole genome shotgun sequence contains the following coding sequences:
- the LOC135405425 gene encoding olfactory receptor 14A16-like, whose protein sequence is MHNSSFMPQFLLLAFADRRELQLLHFWLFLAISLAALLANGLILSAVACDHHLHTPMGFFLLNLSLTDLGSICTTVPKAMDNSLWDTRTISYAGCLAQAFLLVIFLGAEVFLLTIMCYDRYVAICKPLHYGTLLGSRACAHMAAAVWATGFLTALLLTANTFSLPLCQGNALGQFFCEIPHILKLSCSHSGYLREIGLIVVSCCLSLGCFVFIVFSYVQIFRAVLRIPSQQGRHKAFSTCLPHLAMVSLFISTGTFAHLKPPSISSPSLDQVVSVLYSVVPPALNPLIYSLRNQELKDALRKLITGCFSEAINSPSSACYVPH, encoded by the coding sequence atgcacAACAGCAGCTtcatgccccagttcctcctcctggcattcgcagacaggcgggagctgcagctcctgcacttctggctcttcctggccatctccctggctgccctcctggccaacggcctcatcctcagcgccgtagcctgtgaccaccacctgcacacccccatgggcttcttcctgctcaacctctccctcacagacctgggctccatctgcaccactgtccccaaagccatggacaattccctctgggacacaaGGACCATCTCCTATGCAGGATGCCTTGCACAGGCCTTTCTGCTTGTCATCTTTCTTGGTGCAGAGGTTTTCCttctcaccatcatgtgctacgaccgctatgttgccatctgcaaacccctgcactacgggaccctcctgggcagcagagcttgtgcccacatggcagcagctgtctgggccactgggtttctcactgctctgctgctcacagccaatacattttccctgcccctgtgccagggcaatgccctgggccagttcttctgtgaaatcccacacatcctcaagctctcctgctcacactcaggttacctcagggaaattgggctcattgtggTTAGCTGCTGTTTATCacttggttgttttgttttcattgttttctcctatgtgcagatcttcagggctgtgctgaggatcccctctcagcagggacggcacaaagccttttccacgtgcctccctcacctggccatGGTCTCCTTGTTTATCAGCACTGGCACATTTGcccacctgaagcccccctccatctcctccccatctctgGACCAggtggtgtcagttctgtactcggtggtgcctccagcactgaaccccctcatctacagcctcaggaaccaggagctcaaggatgccctgaggaaattgataactgggtgtttttcagaagcaataaactctccttcttctgcatgttatgtacctcattaa
- the LOC135405520 gene encoding alanine aminotransferase 1-like isoform X1 translates to MAAPEGTAGTFQALECGGDDPHSMGWAPIPVLRQVLGPCSQVLATCVYPELLDTDTFPEAVRGRARRILREMDSGNIGGYNHEHRSRCVPERVSRFLERRDGIPSDPKNIILCSGTASILPFVLSLLVDPRSAVPTGVLVPVPGPPLAALAAGLAGAVPIPYPLEESREWAPDVAAIRRELQDARGRCTPKVLWVVNPGDPTGHVLSRHSMLALLSLAFEEPLLLLVDEVHQERSFSPDRPFVSFRRALAEAGPPLSSSVQLVSFYSLSKSAAGE, encoded by the exons ATGGCGGCCCCCGAGGGCACCGCGGGGACATTCCAGGCTCTGGAATGCGGCGGCGACGACCCGCATTCCATGGGATGGGCTCCCATTCCCGTCCTGCGCCAG GTTTTGGGTCCCTGTTCCCAGGTTTTGGCCACCTGTGTTTATCCCGAACTTTTGGACACGGACACGTTTCCCGAGGCCGTTcggggccgggcccgccggATCCTGCGGGAGATGGACAGCGGGAATAtcg GTGGGTACAACCACGAGCACCGATCCCGGTGTGTTCCCGAGCGCGTGTCCCGGTTCCTGGAGCGGCGGGACGGGATCCCCTCGGACCCCAAAAACATCATCCTGTGCAGCGGCACCGCCTCCATCCTGCCG TtcgtgctgtccctgctggtcGATCCCCGCTCGGCggtgcccacgggggtcctggTGCCCGTGCCGGGCCCCCCCCTGGCCGCGCTGGCCGCGGGGCTGGCGGGGGCCGTGCCCATCCCGTACCCCCTGGAGGAATCCCGGGAATGGGCCCCGGACGTGGCCGCGATCCGCCGGGAGCTGCAGGACGCGCGGGGCCGCTGCACCCCCAAAGTGCTCTGGGTCGTCAACCCTGGGGACCCCACGG GCCATGTTCTCAGCCGCCATTCCATGCTGGCCCTGCTGTCTCTGGCGTTCGAGgagccgctgctgctgctggtggatgag GTGCACCAGGAACGCTCCTTCTCCCCGGATCGCCCGTTCGTGTCGTTCCGCCGGGCTCTGGCTGAGGCCGGGCCCCCGCTCTCCTCCTCCGTCCAGCTCGTCTCCTTCTACTCCCTGTCCAAGAGCGCTGCCGGAGAGTGA
- the LOC135405520 gene encoding alanine aminotransferase 1-like isoform X2 yields MAAPEGTAGTFQALECGGDDPHSMGWAPIPVLRQVLATCVYPELLDTDTFPEAVRGRARRILREMDSGNIGGYNHEHRSRCVPERVSRFLERRDGIPSDPKNIILCSGTASILPFVLSLLVDPRSAVPTGVLVPVPGPPLAALAAGLAGAVPIPYPLEESREWAPDVAAIRRELQDARGRCTPKVLWVVNPGDPTGHVLSRHSMLALLSLAFEEPLLLLVDEVHQERSFSPDRPFVSFRRALAEAGPPLSSSVQLVSFYSLSKSAAGE; encoded by the exons ATGGCGGCCCCCGAGGGCACCGCGGGGACATTCCAGGCTCTGGAATGCGGCGGCGACGACCCGCATTCCATGGGATGGGCTCCCATTCCCGTCCTGCGCCAG GTTTTGGCCACCTGTGTTTATCCCGAACTTTTGGACACGGACACGTTTCCCGAGGCCGTTcggggccgggcccgccggATCCTGCGGGAGATGGACAGCGGGAATAtcg GTGGGTACAACCACGAGCACCGATCCCGGTGTGTTCCCGAGCGCGTGTCCCGGTTCCTGGAGCGGCGGGACGGGATCCCCTCGGACCCCAAAAACATCATCCTGTGCAGCGGCACCGCCTCCATCCTGCCG TtcgtgctgtccctgctggtcGATCCCCGCTCGGCggtgcccacgggggtcctggTGCCCGTGCCGGGCCCCCCCCTGGCCGCGCTGGCCGCGGGGCTGGCGGGGGCCGTGCCCATCCCGTACCCCCTGGAGGAATCCCGGGAATGGGCCCCGGACGTGGCCGCGATCCGCCGGGAGCTGCAGGACGCGCGGGGCCGCTGCACCCCCAAAGTGCTCTGGGTCGTCAACCCTGGGGACCCCACGG GCCATGTTCTCAGCCGCCATTCCATGCTGGCCCTGCTGTCTCTGGCGTTCGAGgagccgctgctgctgctggtggatgag GTGCACCAGGAACGCTCCTTCTCCCCGGATCGCCCGTTCGTGTCGTTCCGCCGGGCTCTGGCTGAGGCCGGGCCCCCGCTCTCCTCCTCCGTCCAGCTCGTCTCCTTCTACTCCCTGTCCAAGAGCGCTGCCGGAGAGTGA